The following proteins are encoded in a genomic region of Tigriopus californicus strain San Diego chromosome 6, Tcal_SD_v2.1, whole genome shotgun sequence:
- the LOC131882243 gene encoding uncharacterized protein LOC131882243 — protein sequence MSDREAVQVLKASRKGFKAALSRARNVAESAFEDYVEGERPTLLERFVNHWDDRLQKYLQAEDQVVCHLSSDSKDADPAVEEHLEALFKAQSKLIGFQRDVEASLLRAAGEHRPHPSRESGQTLSLPRLDAKKPPLLQEDTDHKVFTRWRPLWDNYSLLIYLDQRDQLTQVGLFWECCSSGFLSIIQHSLGIKTNTGRTVVEILDLIEEHLCSLRNIHLDMRDLLAVRQKEGQDYLSFCNSLRELADYADAAKITEDRLLIALLLQGMKNDSDKAKVMERNPSTFNEARKCILELETARRGARDFSHQSSSLTVGVLDQVVHVTKSKYKKNGGKSGKMIFNKTLPSEQCPLCGLSKTHSREDCPALKSSCHACGRTGHWQPVCRQKSPSRREEKRAGGVHLRVASSSTRERENRINVMVSPHKSSKSVSLQFCADTGADVIIIGMNQFRDSDICQLTTLDQRSSNSVISGVDGRSLSLVGSFRANLSLDEDHKAHDVTIVVSYDVDDSYLSLDACRALGIVGPNFPQPMISVIEREVVRIPDPTVWSLKEREEWITSLPSLPSREDFMNVESKLKSIYSTAFDDSSLKPMRGPIVGDPMVITLKEGARSFAINTAHQIPIPQLDPVKSSLDKMVDSRIIEPVGDIPTPWCHPLVVVPKPDGSLRLCVDLTRLNTEVVRSIHPIKTPSEAICGFKPRDKYFIKLDLVKGYWQMPLAKESQELTTFITPFGKYRFLRSPMGFISTGDSFSYRGDVAMSGLGIQKVIDDMAVGKELYPDLVRVTCEILERCVRFGMTVNAKKSVIGGAEEIDFVGYRISRDSIKADPEKVAAISRFPCPEDRQDLRSFMGLVNQLGQFSSEIAHNAEPLRDLLKIKNVFSWCPEHMNAFEKVKSALTSPPILGMFQLGAETILQTDASKLKGLGFALMQLHEEWKCGKQHYIPDALSRYPISDPNADEDLDPIASNLQVAGIRA from the exons ATGTCCGATCGTGAGGCCGTCCAGGTCTTGAAAGCCAGTCGTAAAGGCTTCAAGGCAGCTCTTTCACGGGCTAGGAATGTGGCCGAATCTGCGTTTGAGGATTACGTAGAAGGTGAACGTCCAACGTTGTTGGAAAGATTTGTTAATCATTGGGACGATCGATTACAAAAATACTTACAAGCCGAAGATCAGGTCGTATGCCATCTATCATCTGATTCCAAAGATGCAGATCCAGCTGTAGAGGAACACCTCGAGGCTCTTTTCAAAGCCCAATCCAAATTGATCGGTTTTCAACGTGATGTCGAAGCTTCACTGCTCCGAGCAGCGGGTGAGCATCGACCTCATCCCTCTCGTGAGTCTGGGCAGACCTTATCTCTTCCTCGATTAGATGCGAAGAAACCTCCGTTACTACAAGAAGACACAGATCATAAAGTGTTCACACGGTGGCGTCCTTTATGGGATAATTACTCGCTCCTTATTTATCTAGATCAAAGGGACCAACTTACCCAGGTTGGACTCTTCTGGGAATGTTGTTCTTCGGGATTTTTAAGTATCATCCAACATTCACTTGGGATCAAAACCAATACCGGTCGTACGGTGGTCGAGATTTTGGACCTAATTGAGGAGCACCTTTGCAGTCTCCGAAATATTCACCTCGATATGCGAGACCTTTTGGCTGTGAGACAGAAGGAGGGTCAGGATTATTTATCTTTCTGTAACTCCCTTCGAGAGTTGGCAGATTATGCTGACGCAGCCAAGATCACCGAGGATCGTCTTCTCATTGCACTCTTGTTACAGGGGATGAAGAATGACTCCGATAAAGCCAAGGTTATGGAACGCAATCCCTCAACATTCAATGAAGCCCGCAAGTGTATACTTGAACTTGAGACTGCTAGACGGGGTGCACGCGATTTCAGTCACCAGTCTTCATCTTTAACCGTGGGAGTTCTTGATCAAGTTGTCCATGTGACCAAGTCTAAATACAAGAAGAATGGGGGCAAATCGGGTAAGATGATTTTTAACAAGACTTTACCATCCGAGCAGTGCCCGCTGTGTGGTCTTTCTAAGACCCATTCTCGTGAGGATTGTCCGGCATTGAAATCGTCTTGCCATGCGTGTGGTCGTACTGGGCATTGGCAACCCGTCTGCCGTCAAAAGAGTCCTTCAAGGAGAGAGGAGAAACGTGCGGGTGGGGTACACCTCCGAGTGGCTTCGTCTTCCACTCGTGAGCGCGAGAACCGCATCAACGTTATGGTCTCACCCCACAAATCGTCCAAGTCGGTCAGCCTTCAATTCTGCGCTGATACGGGAGCTGACGTCATTATCATTGGTATGAATCAATTTCGGGATTCCGATATTTGTCAACTAACCACTCTAGATCAACGTTCGTCAAACTCCGTCATTTCTGGTGTTGATGGTCGATCTCTTAGCTTGGTCGGTTCGTTCCGAGCTAATTTGTCTCTAGATGAGGATCATAAGGCCCATGACGTAACAATAGTCGTCAGCTATGATGTTGACGACTCGTATCTGAGTTTAGATGCTTGTCGAGCCCTGGGTATTGTTGGACCCAATTTTCCACAACCAATGATTTCTGTAATTGAAAGAGAGGTCGTAAGAATCCCTGATCCGACTGTTTGGTCGTTGAAAGAGCGAGAAGAATGGATTACTTCCTTACCTTCTTTGCCTTCTAGGGAAGACTTCATGAACGTTGAATCCAAACTTAAGTCCATTTACAGTACGGCATTTGacgattcaagtttgaaaccCATGCGCGGTCCAATCGTGGGTGATCCTATGGTGATCACCTTAAAGGAAGGAGCAAGATCGTTTGCCATTAATACCGCGCATCAGATCCCTATACCTCAATTGGACCCCGTCAAATCCAGTTTGGATAAGATGGTTGATAGTCGGATAATAGAACCCGTGGGTGATATTCCCACACCTTGGTGCCATCCCTTGGTTGTCGTACCGAAACCGGATGGATCTCTCCGTCTGTGTGTCGACTTAACGAGGTTGAATACTGAAGTCGTTCGTTCTATTCATCCCATCAAGACTCCGTCCGAGGCCAtttgtgggttcaaaccccgtgATAAGTATTTCATCAAGTTGGATCTGGTCAAAGGCTACTGGCAAATGCCGCTGGCCAAAGAGTCGCAAGAATTGACCACTTTCATTACTCCTTTTGGGAAATACCGTTTTCTCCGTTCACCCATGGGATTTATTTCAACCGGTGATTCCTTCTCTTATAGAGGCGATGTCGCAATGTCTGGCCTTGGCATTCAAAAGGTTATTGACGATATGGCTGTGGGAAAGGAATTGTATCCTGATCTGGTTCGCGTTACCTGTGAGATTCTGGAACGTTGTGTCCGTTTCGGCATGACTGTCAATGCCAAGAAGAGCGTTATTGGCGGGGCCGAAGAGATCGATTTTGTCGGATATCGTATATCTCGCGATAGTATTAAGGCCGATCCCGAGAAAGTTGCAGCCATCTCGAGATTCCCCTGCCCAGAGGATCGCCAAGACCTGAGATCGTTCATGGGTCTTGTTAACCAGTTGGGTCAATTTTCGAGCGAGATCGCTCACAATGCTGAGCCCCTCAGAGATTTGCTAAAAATAAAGAATGTGTTTTCATGGTGTCCCGAACACATGAACGCGTTTGAGAAGGTAAAATCGGCTCTTACCTCTCCTCCTATTTTGGGAATGTTCCAACTTGGGGCCGAAACCATCCTTCAGACAGACGCATCGAAATTGAAAGGTCTGGGTTTTGCGCTTATGCAGCTCCATGAGG AGTGGAAGTGCGGCAAGCAACATTATATTCCCGACGCCTTATCTCGTTATCCCATTTCGGACCCCAACGCGGATGAAGATCTCGATCCAATTGCCTCGAATCTCCAAGTAGCGGGGATCAGGGCTTAA
- the LOC131881888 gene encoding uncharacterized protein LOC131881888 yields the protein MIMGALTNLAILSLTLVSRVASRNLASQSFVQLSSNPESGPIPYCENGKWISCEQVTVDLMALRSNQPLILPNGEKVSPFESSPGSESGSTTAFYQSEDLLNSMTITFFASGSNEVNAVLHEGDQVFNLAPCDQTGGECHVLAEEDPDLFNVEETSTNSTMRDLELMTKTAIEQLTDVEDRQEQGRFQQDSDGTYVATIKIYYTNQFAQTVSNVNAYISNMISQANACFRNSQTQIRL from the exons ATGATCATGGGAGCTTTAACCAATTTAGCCATTCTTTCCTTGACACTTGTCTCCAGGGTTGCCTCTCG AAACCTTGCTTCCCAATCCTTTGTGCAACTGTCTTCCAATCCCGAATCAGGTCCCATTCCTTATTGTGAGAACGGCAAATGGATCAGTTGTGAGCAAGTCACCGTTGACCTGATGGCATTGAGAAGCAACCAACCCTTGATTCTGCCCAATGGAGAGAAGGTCAGCCCTTTTGAATCCTCACCAG GATCCGAGTCCGGATCAACCACGGCGTTTTATCAATCTGAGGACCTGTTGAACTCCATGACCATCACTTTCTTCGCCTCGGGCTCCAATGAAGTCAATGCCGTCCTTCATGAGGGCGACCAAGTATTCAACTTGGCGCCTTGCGACCAAACTGGTGGTGAATGTCACGTTTTAGCCGAGGAGGATCCCGACTTGTTCAATGTGGAGGAGACCTCGACCAACTCCACAATGAGGGACTTGGAGTTGATG ACCAAGACCGCCATAGAGCAACTCACTGATGTGGAGGACCGACAAGAGCAAGGTCGATTCCAACAAGATTCTGATGGGACGTACGTGGCCACCATCAAGATCTACTACACCAATCAATTTGCCCAAACCGTATCTAACGTGAATGCCTACATCTCGAACATGATCAGTCAAGCCAATGCTTGCTTCAGGAACTCACAAACCCAGATCCGTTTGTGA